Proteins from a single region of Paraglaciecola sp. T6c:
- a CDS encoding PepSY-associated TM helix domain-containing protein yields the protein MSSNVIKRWVFWAHLVTGLVAGLFVFCMSFTGVLLTYERQIIEFSEMQYAVEPDTLARRISTDEVVDILHQLHPNEHHIFIRWVNKEGAAIPAWSGKSSYLLHPYTGEVLRDGEGVTAEFFHQVTNLHRYLLLAGDSRAIGKSITAYANLVFLFLLLSGLYLWLPKRFNRTALKHAFRLPKRYSNTQHRYRQWHLVFGIWCLPALFVIALTATLFHFTWANEALYGVFGESVPQRETHQAPTSLAADVVPYETLFQFAIGHANDNDYADWHSMWLEIGEEENEARFYIDKSIGHRQELAYSLYFDTSSGDISKVLRKSDWSRGGQAWGTARFLHTGEYFGVIGQTIAGLVSLMACILVYTGILLAWRRLITAPRQRNTPT from the coding sequence ATGAGCAGTAATGTAATCAAGAGGTGGGTCTTTTGGGCCCATCTAGTGACGGGGCTGGTGGCAGGTCTGTTTGTCTTTTGTATGTCGTTTACTGGTGTGTTATTGACCTACGAGCGGCAAATTATTGAATTCAGCGAAATGCAATATGCCGTCGAGCCTGACACATTAGCTAGGCGTATCAGCACCGATGAGGTTGTTGATATCTTGCACCAACTCCATCCCAATGAGCATCATATATTTATCCGCTGGGTGAACAAAGAGGGTGCCGCTATACCTGCCTGGTCCGGTAAGAGCAGTTATTTACTGCACCCTTATACGGGAGAGGTGTTGCGAGACGGTGAGGGCGTGACGGCTGAGTTTTTCCACCAAGTGACCAACTTGCATCGCTATTTACTGCTTGCGGGAGATTCTCGCGCTATCGGCAAAAGCATTACGGCTTACGCGAACCTAGTCTTTTTATTTTTACTGCTCAGCGGTCTGTATTTATGGCTACCGAAACGTTTTAATCGCACCGCTTTAAAACATGCATTTAGGTTACCAAAGCGTTATTCAAATACTCAGCATCGCTATCGACAATGGCACTTGGTTTTTGGAATTTGGTGCTTGCCCGCACTGTTTGTTATTGCGCTAACAGCCACCCTTTTTCATTTCACGTGGGCAAATGAAGCGCTATATGGTGTGTTTGGGGAAAGTGTACCGCAACGAGAAACTCACCAAGCACCCACAAGTTTAGCGGCGGATGTTGTGCCTTACGAGACTTTGTTTCAATTTGCTATTGGCCACGCAAATGACAATGACTACGCTGATTGGCATTCCATGTGGTTGGAAATAGGAGAGGAGGAAAATGAGGCCCGCTTCTATATCGACAAAAGCATTGGTCACAGACAAGAGCTGGCGTATTCATTGTATTTTGATACTTCCAGCGGCGATATCAGTAAGGTATTGCGAAAATCAGATTGGTCCCGCGGAGGTCAAGCGTGGGGCACAGCTCGATTTTTACACACAGGGGAATACTTCGGCGTAATAGGCCAGACTATTGCTGGCTTGGTGTCTTTAATGGCTTGCATTTTGGTGTACACAGGTATTTTACTGGCGTGGCGACGATTGATAACAGCGCCTCGACAAAGAAATACACCTACATAG
- a CDS encoding TonB-dependent receptor — MKKRVFIGAICSLASVGALTSTLAYADTDTTETESTSAVEKISVVGAATNLSITAEDIEQYQASDLADIFRYSPSVSVGGSVGVAQKIYIRGLEDAFLNVTVDGAQQTSTLFHHIGRVTIDPDLLQQIDVQAGAGEATSGPGAIGGSIRFKTKDAQDMLKPEEQFGGRVKANYFSNDGTRYSGSLYGKLSDSWGVLGYYSTIDRDNMEDGNGNEIYGTAADQDMAFLKVSGDIAENQFLSLSVEQRDEEGEFSARPNWAVQEGDALYSSEAQRDTYVANYRFAHSALVHIEATAYQTDSSFRGGRFDWLAEIDTYGFDLRNTSETGQHKFVYGLDYRHDEVTSGSAQGATENAEEGSVLGIYAQGYTDLTPELLLSYGVRYDDYDFEQNILIDEYYGEPVTDVASTLDDSEVSFNVGLAYDLTQEWTVGLGYAQAARGKQIGDGFTIDGYLYDGSDIPVVANDLVPETVENIEASVEYNTHNLNAKLSVYRSSLDDVIFEGYEGNAVFNNIGTLDTSGVEFDVAYRVNGIDLFLGFSSADTELKPRDDLYSVSYSSIDINGYEFVGLGNSRGNTWVAGADYDINPDISIGVSVAKVDSIDIDTLHQAVDLGWTDALYRLNKPSYTTVDIYGKWHITNNLMVNLAVSNLFDKLYIDHSSVGDYSEVFATVIGPYEAGRDVRLSVSYDF, encoded by the coding sequence TTGAAAAAACGAGTATTCATAGGTGCAATATGCTCATTAGCCAGCGTGGGTGCACTAACCAGCACATTGGCATATGCAGATACTGATACAACAGAAACCGAAAGTACATCGGCCGTAGAGAAAATATCAGTTGTAGGGGCCGCCACCAATCTCAGCATTACCGCCGAAGATATAGAGCAATATCAAGCGAGTGATCTGGCGGATATCTTCCGTTATTCACCTTCTGTCAGTGTGGGTGGCTCAGTGGGCGTAGCGCAAAAGATTTATATTCGCGGCTTAGAAGATGCGTTTTTGAATGTTACGGTCGATGGGGCGCAGCAAACCTCTACCTTGTTTCACCATATTGGTCGGGTGACGATTGACCCAGACCTTTTACAACAAATTGATGTGCAGGCGGGGGCAGGGGAGGCCACCAGTGGTCCTGGTGCTATTGGAGGCTCAATTCGCTTTAAAACCAAAGATGCGCAAGACATGTTAAAGCCAGAAGAGCAATTTGGAGGCCGCGTTAAGGCAAACTACTTTTCAAATGACGGTACTCGCTACAGTGGCAGTCTTTACGGCAAATTAAGCGATTCTTGGGGGGTATTGGGTTATTACAGCACCATTGACCGAGACAACATGGAAGATGGTAACGGCAATGAGATATACGGTACCGCCGCAGATCAAGACATGGCGTTTTTGAAAGTTAGTGGTGATATCGCAGAAAATCAATTCTTGTCGTTAAGCGTTGAACAACGTGATGAAGAAGGCGAGTTTTCAGCGCGGCCTAATTGGGCTGTGCAAGAAGGTGATGCCCTTTATTCAAGTGAAGCTCAGCGTGACACCTACGTGGCTAACTACCGTTTTGCACACAGTGCGTTGGTTCACATCGAAGCAACCGCATACCAAACAGACTCTTCTTTTCGCGGTGGCCGCTTTGATTGGTTAGCAGAAATTGACACCTATGGTTTCGATCTGCGCAATACCAGTGAAACTGGGCAGCATAAATTTGTTTACGGTCTTGATTATCGTCACGATGAAGTGACCAGTGGATCTGCCCAAGGCGCGACTGAAAACGCCGAAGAAGGGAGTGTGCTTGGGATCTACGCTCAAGGTTACACTGATCTCACCCCAGAGTTATTGCTAAGTTACGGTGTTCGTTACGACGACTATGATTTTGAGCAAAACATCTTGATTGATGAATACTATGGTGAACCCGTCACCGACGTTGCATCGACATTGGATGACTCTGAAGTCAGTTTTAATGTGGGGCTCGCCTATGACTTAACCCAAGAGTGGACTGTCGGGTTAGGCTACGCTCAAGCCGCTAGAGGCAAGCAGATAGGTGATGGCTTTACCATCGACGGCTATCTCTATGATGGCTCAGATATACCGGTTGTTGCCAATGACCTAGTACCTGAAACCGTAGAAAATATCGAAGCGTCTGTTGAATACAATACTCATAATCTGAACGCTAAGCTTAGTGTTTATCGCTCTTCTTTGGATGACGTTATTTTTGAAGGATATGAAGGTAATGCTGTGTTTAACAATATCGGCACACTCGATACAAGTGGTGTTGAGTTTGATGTGGCATATCGTGTAAACGGAATCGATTTATTCCTTGGATTCTCCAGTGCAGATACTGAATTAAAGCCAAGAGACGACTTATACAGCGTCAGCTACTCATCAATTGATATTAACGGCTATGAATTTGTCGGCTTAGGAAACAGCCGAGGAAATACTTGGGTGGCGGGAGCGGACTACGACATCAACCCAGATATTAGCATTGGTGTGAGTGTAGCTAAAGTGGACTCTATTGATATTGACACCCTGCATCAAGCTGTAGATTTAGGTTGGACAGATGCCTTATATCGCTTAAATAAACCCAGTTACACTACAGTGGATATTTACGGAAAATGGCATATCACCAATAACTTGATGGTTAATTTAGCGGTCAGCAACTTATTCGATAAGTTATATATCGACCACTCAAGTGTGGGGGACTATAGCGAGGTATTTGCTACGGTTATTGGCCCATATGAAGCAGGTCGTGACGTTCGCTTGTCTGTCTCTTACGATTTTTAA
- a CDS encoding sensor histidine kinase, whose amino-acid sequence MKNTLFWRLCAFIALGTVLLFWALSWLTNHTETSMSFIAPEHQQQLLEYGKEAEEILRRDGEAALASWLRALQQKEHTWAAVVRTNITPFAGSTIESQYLDRFQMGRSVEWKIHLYFEDNPTMEIPFSDASSHFLIRLPQRMRPGAFLIYAKVILQIALPLLLLSLLSFVLYQHVMSPLRKLENATKAFSSGELDVRVSPYLSHRDDELTRLAATFDHMAQRISKLIYNQRQLLADLSHELRTPLTRIDMAVDFVEQNINPKQALERLRYEAATMRNLVEDTLTLAWLNNESPRLDTDDFDLVELLEVICEDARFEYPDRLLTTDLPAQSKMSHSSQTALGQAIENIIRNALRYTPKDSEVKVSLSQRDDGYLLIVRDQGPGVPQSMLSDIFKPFFRVDKARSVDTPPDRTVNPSGFGLGLALAHRQIAAVGGSIKASNYYNKNDGNEQGSPLGLEISVELPCSSSFDESP is encoded by the coding sequence ATGAAAAACACCCTTTTCTGGCGTCTTTGCGCATTTATTGCGTTGGGCACAGTGTTACTTTTTTGGGCATTGAGTTGGTTAACAAACCACACTGAAACCAGCATGAGTTTCATCGCGCCTGAGCATCAACAACAGCTACTTGAATATGGTAAAGAGGCAGAAGAAATTTTACGCCGCGACGGTGAAGCGGCCTTAGCAAGTTGGCTACGCGCGTTGCAGCAAAAAGAGCATACCTGGGCTGCTGTGGTGCGAACAAATATCACCCCTTTTGCTGGTTCAACCATAGAAAGCCAGTACCTTGATCGGTTCCAAATGGGGCGAAGCGTTGAGTGGAAAATTCACCTGTACTTTGAAGACAACCCCACCATGGAGATCCCCTTTTCAGATGCCTCAAGCCACTTTTTGATTCGACTCCCACAACGCATGCGCCCTGGGGCATTTCTGATTTACGCAAAAGTCATTTTACAAATTGCTCTACCCTTACTATTACTCAGCCTTTTAAGCTTTGTACTTTATCAACATGTAATGTCACCGCTACGAAAATTAGAAAATGCCACTAAGGCGTTCAGTAGCGGAGAGCTCGATGTAAGAGTCTCACCTTATTTATCCCATCGAGACGACGAGTTAACACGCCTTGCTGCCACATTCGATCATATGGCACAGCGCATAAGTAAGCTTATTTACAATCAAAGGCAGTTGCTCGCTGACTTATCCCATGAATTACGCACTCCTTTGACCCGAATCGACATGGCGGTGGATTTTGTAGAGCAAAATATAAACCCCAAACAAGCCTTAGAACGCTTAAGATACGAAGCAGCTACCATGCGCAATTTGGTAGAGGACACGCTCACATTAGCTTGGCTGAATAATGAATCGCCACGACTCGACACGGATGATTTTGACTTAGTCGAGTTATTAGAAGTGATTTGTGAAGATGCTCGCTTTGAGTATCCGGATCGCCTGTTAACAACAGACTTACCCGCGCAAAGCAAAATGTCCCACAGTAGCCAAACAGCCTTAGGCCAAGCTATCGAAAACATCATACGCAATGCTTTGCGTTACACGCCAAAAGACAGCGAGGTAAAGGTCTCCTTGAGCCAGCGTGACGACGGCTACCTCTTGATCGTTAGAGATCAAGGCCCAGGTGTCCCCCAAAGCATGTTGTCAGATATATTTAAGCCATTTTTCCGGGTCGATAAAGCAAGATCGGTAGATACTCCACCAGATAGAACTGTCAACCCTAGTGGATTCGGCCTAGGACTGGCGTTAGCCCACAGACAGATTGCAGCAGTAGGCGGTAGCATAAAAGCCTCAAACTATTACAATAAAAACGACGGTAACGAACAGGGCTCGCCACTGGGCTTAGAAATCAGCGTTGAGCTTCCTTGCTCAAGCTCTTTTGACGAGTCACCTTGA